Part of the Pseudoliparis swirei isolate HS2019 ecotype Mariana Trench chromosome 3, NWPU_hadal_v1, whole genome shotgun sequence genome, CACATTTTCGGCTCCAATATTCCATAACAGTGCGATAGAGAAACCCCGCGTATCGCTCTGGCGATTTGCAATGCGGCTTCTGCACCCGACCACGAACTGAGACACAGATAGTTTTGAGATGCCTTCGGGGAAACCGGACCCGGGTCAGTGCTGCGGTGGGAGAAACTGAAACTCCGGGGCTGCGGAGCTGGCTCTGGTTCGCTGGcgccacatcccccccccccctgagctgGTGAGAATGTGGGGGCTGTGCTCTCGCCTTTGAAGCTTTACCTCCCACTAATTCTGGCCTTCCAATTTCCACACACTGCACAGACATCCCCCCCCACGCCCCCACCGTccgccaaccccccccccccccctccatcctcttcccctccctttCCCTTTGTTTCCCTTATAAGGACTGGCCCGGCCATTTCCTCAGCTTGTCTGTGGGAGGTGGTGTGCTTGTTTGTGGACGCCGACAGGTCAGGAGGAGAGCGGCGTGGTGGTTTTACTTCTTCTTCATAGATGAGCAGTCACAGGGAATCTGCGTCTCGGAGGCCCTCGACATTCGCCCCGTGAAACCTCTTTATGAGCCTGAGCGCATATATTTTACCAGCTGATGTCGCTCTACAGGTTTTTGGGCTTTAAAAAGTAAATGGATGAATTATTATTTCTCGACAATGATGGGAATCGTACAACATCCAATGTGAATGAAAGAGAATCAACTTCCTTTGGTCTGAACTCTGTATTCTCATCAGTTCTTAGATTGTTGTGTGATAATCCCATCGGGTACGCACATGTGTTATTACATATGTACTCAGATTGATGTGCATGTAACTGTTAGTCAATACATGTAACGTTCCTAAATGATTAAACTACAATCTATAGATGGGCTTGTTTAAAAGGGTCATTATTACTAATAAATACAGTAATTTCAAGAAATTGTAAATTAATCTGACAGAAATCACAGTCACAATGCCAGATACAACAGATTCATTGGTTAAAGAGTTCACCAAGATACTATTTCCAACCaggaaataaagtgataaagacTTTTCTGGAGAGCTTATGCATCTATAATTACAGCAGAACAAGATACATATTTCTAATTTGAATATATTACCGTTAAATGTGACGAATACCTAtcagtttgttgtttttgtcgtgTACTAAAGCAGTTTTTTCCCCTTAATTCAACACACTTAATttgattgtatttgattgaaatAGCAAGTCAAGGCTCCCGACCTTGTAATTTTGTTGTTCTTTGCCAACCAATCAGAGAAGCTCCAGGGAAGCAGGTGTTGATTTGTAGATTGATGTTTGAAGGATTAGAgattcaaagtttttttttaaatttctgtgCTTAAATTTGAATTATATGTAACTACATCTTTGTCTGGGTTAAATTTCCTCAAACTAACGTTCCGAACTCTCATAACTGACacattcaaatgtatttaagttTGAGTATTGAGCACATTTGTTGTGTAATTTCTAACATTATTACTTTACTGTTTTGCTCCCATGAAGCTGTTTTGAAGCTCTAAAAACCCTCTGAACGCTCCCTGCTCATCATAAATCAGCAAACAAACACAGTTAGAGACTAGCTGGTGACcacagtggagcatttagcagatAAATAGCATGAAATCTCCCACAGGAGTCGGTAGAGACCAAAAACTGAGCTAAAACTAAGTGAATACGAGACCGAGTGGCCAGAAACACTAAATGAATGCTAAGGATCCTAAAAGTGATGTTCTTCTTTTCAGAATGTACCCACGTTGACATCAATGGACAGTGTATCTCTTGAGTGTCTCAGTATTGGTGAGTAATATACTCTAAtacatctcttctctccctatGTGATGTTTCCAGACGGCCCATGGAGCGACGTGCATGAGGGCTGAGCTGTAAGTGCGGGCAGAAGGCCTGGCGGATCGGTCCATTGAGGTCTCAGCGGGGCCACAGAACCGAACCGAGACAAGGCCTTTGATCCCCTTGCCCCCtttccaccctccccccccccccaacccaggCTCCGGACCATGTCTAGTGGGCTGTCGGCGGGGGGCCGGACCGAGGACGCGGAGCGGAATAGCTGCAAGCAGGACTCTCCTGTCATAGAGCGCCGGAACCGCAGCGGCATCCTCAGCGAGCCCCTCAGCAAGAGCCTCAAGAAGTCCCGCACCCTCTCCCAGTACACGGCAGTGTCCTCCGCCACCAGCAATGGACACAGGGACCACGGCGAGGCCAAGAGGCACTCGGCCAAGCCTCAGCCACCGCCGCTGCCTCAGCCCACCGTCTCCGCGCTGACGGCGGCGGCCAAGTTGGACCGGACCCTGGAGCAGGTCCTGGAGGGACAGAATGGCCTGCTGCACTTTGCCCAGGCGGCGGCGTTGTTAAAGCGGGCCGGTATGGAGCACATGCTCCTGCCCGGGGGCATGGGAATGGGAGTTGGCATCGGAGACGCGGGCTCGGGGGCGAGCGACTTGGAGGGCACGTCTGTCACGGACGCCGTCGGTGGTCCCGTGGACTTCCCATATGGATTAGGGGGCGGGTTCCCCTTCAACCCGGGTCTTTTCATCATGACGCCGGCTGGAGTGTTTCTGGCGGACGGCGCGCTACACATGGCCGGCCTGGCCGAGTACCCGGCGCAGAGCGAGCTGGCCTCCGCTATCAACTCCGGCAAAAAGAAGCGAAAACGTTGCGGCATGTGCCCGCCTTGCCGACGGCGGATTAACTGCGACCAATGCAGCAGCTGCCGGAATCGCAAAACGGGCCACCAGATCTGCAAGTTTCGCAAATGCGAGGAACTGAAGAAGAAACCCTCTGCTGCTCtggaggtgagtgtgtgggagtgtttagccccccccccccccaaaataagcCTTAGCACGTTTGGATCCAAAGAGTACTAGGGTTAGGGCTAGGATTGGTTGGAGTTAGGGTTAGGTTTGGTTTGGTTGGGGTTAGGTTgggttggggttagggttaggtttgGTTGGGGTTTGGGCTAGGATtggttggggttagggttaggttggGGTTAGGTTGGGTTGGGGTTAGGTTtggttggggttagggttaggattgGTTGGGGTTAGGTTAGGTTTGGTTGGGGTTTGGGCTAGGATTGGTTGGGGTTAGGTTGGGTTGGGGTTCGGTTtggttggggttagggttaggattggttggggttagggtttggttggggttagggttgggttggggttaggttagggttaggattggttggggttagggttaggttggGGTTAGGTTAGGTTtggttggggttagggttaggattgGTTGGGGTTAGGTTGGGGTTACATAGCTTCAATGCCTTTACAAAAATTTCAAAAAACATTTGGGTCCAGAGAAACCAGAGAAATAAGTTGATCTCAGGGAAGATTTGGAAGATCTGAAAACAGCACAAAACAAATTTCAGCTTCACGTCACAAAGAAGATCTTCAGAATTTGTCCCTGTGTCGTTCCCCTTTAAGGGAAATAGTACAGGGGGGCTTTTTTGGTGGGGGGAGATGACTCCACAAGCAATGGGGGAATGACAGGTGGTGAAGAGTGTGGTGGGTAAGTGCAGGGTAAGCATGCACcatgggggggggcgg contains:
- the cxxc5a gene encoding CXXC-type zinc finger protein 5 isoform X1 codes for the protein MKCVCMFLSASEDVEGGIASTERARGEPTRSRLQRKLRDGPLGLRELSSPLDLLFFGTAHGATCMRAELLRTMSSGLSAGGRTEDAERNSCKQDSPVIERRNRSGILSEPLSKSLKKSRTLSQYTAVSSATSNGHRDHGEAKRHSAKPQPPPLPQPTVSALTAAAKLDRTLEQVLEGQNGLLHFAQAAALLKRAGMEHMLLPGGMGMGVGIGDAGSGASDLEGTSVTDAVGGPVDFPYGLGGGFPFNPGLFIMTPAGVFLADGALHMAGLAEYPAQSELASAINSGKKKRKRCGMCPPCRRRINCDQCSSCRNRKTGHQICKFRKCEELKKKPSAALEVMLPTGAAFRWFQ
- the cxxc5a gene encoding CXXC-type zinc finger protein 5 isoform X2, whose amino-acid sequence is MRAELLRTMSSGLSAGGRTEDAERNSCKQDSPVIERRNRSGILSEPLSKSLKKSRTLSQYTAVSSATSNGHRDHGEAKRHSAKPQPPPLPQPTVSALTAAAKLDRTLEQVLEGQNGLLHFAQAAALLKRAGMEHMLLPGGMGMGVGIGDAGSGASDLEGTSVTDAVGGPVDFPYGLGGGFPFNPGLFIMTPAGVFLADGALHMAGLAEYPAQSELASAINSGKKKRKRCGMCPPCRRRINCDQCSSCRNRKTGHQICKFRKCEELKKKPSAALEVMLPTGAAFRWFQ